The Daucus carota subsp. sativus chromosome 7, DH1 v3.0, whole genome shotgun sequence genome window below encodes:
- the LOC108217947 gene encoding calcium-transporting ATPase 12, plasma membrane-type, with protein MIALSDQSLSCMDSLAKLRSKVNRKRWRLAFAAIFSSRAFYKPKPSLEINQSSLTRLVKDKDLAYLQKLGGVRAVVSALETDLEHGICEAKADDISRRQEIFGVNTYRRLPAKSFFSFLRKALIHSIVFADIVAIVLSLVFDMKKYGAKQGWYEGGSIIGAMFLVIIVSTISNYRQSRQLDQLSQISNNIQVKVVRKRKHQQISIFDVVVGDIIFLNTGDQVPADGLFVSGHSLQIDESCMTGESHHVDINHKNPFLLSGTKVADGYARFVVTSVGMNTTWGEMMSSRIQDHGCETPLQERINKLTSLIGRISLVIAFLVHLVLLLWFFTGHTKDDDGKTEFEGGKTTVEDVFNGVREAFVAAISIVFVTIPEGLALAVALVLAYSMKRMMADQAMVRKLSACETIGSATTICTDKTGTLTRREMKVAEFWLGQESIEEKRFASIGPNVLELIHQAAGLNTAGSAYRPSSGSEVEFSGSPIEKAILSWAVLESKMDMEDLQRNSKLLHVEAFNSEKKRSGILLKKKGDNTIHVHWKGAPEFITAMCSHYYDPLGNVNALDDSKREEFDLRVQAMCASSLHCVAFAHKQVSDHESAEGNAKLTDKNLTLLGLVGLKNPCRLEVCKAVQDCQTAGIRVKMITADNVFTAKAIATDCGILKFNQDMDTKEMYSGVVVEGVEFRNYTPEERMEKVENICVMARSSPLDKLLMVHCLKQKGHIVAVTGDGADDAPALLEADIGLAMGIGGTEIAKESSDIVILDDNFATVVNVLKWGRCVYQNIQKFIQFQLTVNLAALVINLVAAVSTGEVPLTAVKLVWINLIMDTLGALALATEEPTKALMEKGHVGRKEPLISIIMWRNLMAQVLYQILVILILQFRGKAIFDVSKKVKDTLIFNTFVLCQVFNEFNARKLEKKNVFVGMHKNKLFLSIIGVSIILQFVMIEFLDKFTDTNRLSWGLWGACIGIALGSWPIGFLVKFIPVPDKPLFQN; from the coding sequence ATGATTGCCTTATCTGATCAAAGTCTTAGTTGCATGGACTCCCTAGCAAAACTCAGATCCAAGGTCAATAGAAAACGGTGGCGCTTGGCTTTCGCAGCTATCTTTTCTTCCAGAGCCTTTTACAAACCTAAACCCTCCCTCGAAATCAACCAGTCTAGCCTCACCAGATTAGTCAAGGATAAGGATCTTGCGTACCTTCAAAAGCTCGGTGGTGTTAGAGCTGTAGTGTCTGCTTTGGAAACAGATTTAGAGCATGGGATATGTGAAGCTAAAGCTGATGACATTTCTCGACGCCAGGAAATCTTTGGCGTGAATACTTATCGAAGGCTTCCTGCAAAGAGCTTCTTTAGTTTTCTGAGGAAAGCATTGATACATTCAATTGTTTTTGCTGATATTGTCGCCATTGTCCTTTCACTTGTTTTTGACATGAAGAAATATGGAGCAAAACAAGGATGGTATGAAGGTGGAAGCATAATTGGAGCAATGTTTCTGGTGATCATTGTCTCAACAATCAGCAACTACAGGCAAAGCAGACAATTGGATCAGTTATCTCAGATCAGTAATAATATTCAAGTTAAAGTCGTAAGAAAGAGAAAACATCAGCAGATATCAATCTTTGATGTTGTTGTTGGAGACATTATTTTCTTGAATACCGGTGATCAAGTGCCTGCTGATGGATTGTTCGTATCCGGTCATTCACTTCAAATTGATGAGTCATGCATGACGGGGGAAAGCCATCATGTGGATATCAACCATAAGAATCCATTTCTGTTATCCGGTACTAAAGTAGCAGATGGATATGCTAGATTTGTGGTTACTTCGGTTGGGATGAACACAACATGGGGCGAGATGATGAGTTCAAGAATCCAAGATCATGGTTGTGAAACACCTTTGCAAGAAAGGATTAACAAGCTGACCTCCTTGATAGGCCGGATCAGTTTAGTGATTGCTTTTCTTGTACATCTCGTCTTACTGCTATGGTTTTTTACAGGCCATACCAAGGACGATGATGGAAAGACTGAGTTTGAAGGGGGAAAGACTACGGTTGAAGATGTCTTCAATGGTGTGCGGGAGGCTTTTGTGGCTGCAATTAGCATTGTATTTGTTACGATTCCTGAGGGATTGGCATTAGCCGTTGCCCTTGTACTTGCTTACTCAATGAAGAGAATGATGGCTGATCAAGCTATGGTGAGGAAGCTATCTGCTTGTGAGACTATTGGCTCGGCCACAACTATTTGTACGGACAAAACAGGAACCCTCACAAGGAGGGAGATGAAGGTGGCGGAGTTTTGGCTTGGCCAAGAATCAATAGAAGAAAAGAGATTTGCTTCTATTGGTCCTAACGTTCTTGAATTGATCCACCAAGCCGCTGGTTTGAACACAGCCGGCAGTGCTTACAGACCTAGTTCAGGATCTGAGGTGGAGTTCTCAGGTAGTCCTATTGAGAAGGCAATTCTTTCTTGGGCTGTGTTAGAGTCAAAAATGGATATGGAGGATCTGCAAAGGAATTCTAAACTTCTACATGTGGAAGCATTCAATTCAGAGAAAAAGAGAAGTGGAATTCTCCTGAAGAAAAAAGGAGACAACACCATCCATGTCCATTGGAAGGGAGCTCCAGAGTTTATAACAGCGATGTGTTCTCACTATTATGACCCTCTTGGAAACGTGAATGCTTTAGATGATTCTAAAAGGGAGGAATTTGATCTACGTGTTCAAGCCATGTGTGCAAGTAGTCTGCACTGCGTTGCATTTGCACATAAACAAGTTTCAGATCATGAGAGTGCTGAAGGAAATGCAAAACTGACAGACAAAAACTTGACACTACTGGGTCTAGTTGGTTTAAAGAACCCATGCAGACTGGAAGTCTGCAAAGCAGTTCAGGATTGTCAGACAGCTGGAATTAGAGTAAAGATGATAACTGCAGACAATGTCTTTACTGCAAAAGCAATAGCCACTGACTGTGGGATACTAAAGTTCAATCAAGACATGGATACCAAAGAAATGTACAGTGGAGTGGTGGTTGAGGGCGTGGAATTTCGCAACTACACCCCAGAAGAAAGAATGGAGAAAGTTGAAAATATTTGTGTCATGGCAAGATCATCTCCTCTGGACAAACTTTTAATGGTACACTGCCTCAAACAGAAGGGACACATAGTTGCAGTTACTGGTGATGGGGCTGATGATGCACCTGCACTACTAGAAGCTGATATTGGTCTTGCAATGGGGATTGGGGGTACTGAAATCGCCAAGGAAAGCTCTGACATTGTTATATTGGATGATAATTTTGCAACTGTGGTTAATGTTTTGAAATGGGGAAGATGTGTCTACCAAAACATCCAGAAATTTATTCAGTTCCAGCTGACAGTAAATCTGGCTGCTCTCGTTATCAACTTGGTGGCAGCTGTTTCAACTGGGGAAGTGCCATTAACAGCAGTGAAATTAGTGTGGATAAATCTTATTATGGACACGTTAGGGGCTCTTGCTCTTGCAACTGAAGAACCAACCAAGGCCCTTATGGAGAAGGGGCATGTGGGTCGCAAAGAGCCACTTATATCTATCATAATGTGGAGAAACTTGATGGCTCAagtattatatcaaatattagtcATCTTGATTCTACAATTTCGAGGCAAAGCTATTTTTGATGTCAGCAAGAAGGTTAAAGATACTTTGATCTTTAATACTTTTGTCCTTTGCCAGGTTTTTAATGAGTTCAATGCAAGGAAGCTGGAAAAGAAGAACGTGTTTGTGGGGATGCAtaagaacaagttgtttctcagTATCATCGGAGTCTCAATTATTCTCCAATTTGTGATGATAGAATTTTTAGACAAGTTCACAGATACAAACAGATTGAGTTGGGGGCTATGGGGAGCATGCATTGGAATTGCTCTTGGATCTTGGCCTATAGGTTTCCTCGTAAAGTTCATTCCAGTTCCAGACAAGCCACTTTTTCAGAATTAA